A genomic region of Rhodospirillales bacterium contains the following coding sequences:
- a CDS encoding peptide deformylase, with protein sequence MARLPIIIAPDPRLKAKAEPVAKVDADIRRLMDDMLETMHGANGIGLAAPQVGVLKRVIVVDIAKPRDRARGALDNDEPPMRLRMANPEIVWASDDEVARDEGCLSFPEQFAEIRRPGKIRVRYLDHENEIREMEADGLLAVCIQHEMDHLDGVLLVDRVSAVKRDIILRKLAKAKRLAEAEAV encoded by the coding sequence ATGGCCCGGCTTCCCATCATCATCGCTCCCGACCCCCGGCTCAAGGCCAAGGCCGAGCCGGTCGCCAAGGTCGACGCCGACATCCGCCGCCTGATGGACGACATGCTGGAAACCATGCACGGCGCCAACGGCATCGGTTTGGCCGCGCCCCAGGTCGGCGTCCTGAAGCGCGTGATCGTGGTCGATATCGCGAAACCGCGGGATCGCGCGCGCGGAGCGCTCGATAACGACGAGCCGCCCATGCGCCTGCGCATGGCCAACCCGGAGATCGTCTGGGCCTCCGACGACGAGGTCGCGCGCGACGAAGGGTGCCTGTCGTTTCCCGAGCAGTTCGCCGAAATCCGCCGCCCGGGCAAGATTCGCGTCCGCTACCTCGACCACGAAAACGAAATCCGCGAAATGGAGGCGGACGGATTGCTCGCGGTCTGCATCCAGCACGAAATGGATCACCTCGACGGCGTGCTGCTGGTCGATCGCGTGTCGGCGGTGAAGCGCGATATCATTCTTCGCAAGCTGGCCAAGGCCAAGCGTCTCGCCGAAGCCGAGGCGGTCTGA
- a CDS encoding YbaB/EbfC family nucleoid-associated protein: protein MKNLAQMLKQAGELQARMQAMQDQLATLEVTGGAGNGKVEVVATGKGEVRRVRIAPELLVQGDAGLLEDLVRVAVNDARAKADAEAKARLSELTGGLPLPPGFQLPF, encoded by the coding sequence ATGAAAAACCTAGCCCAGATGCTGAAGCAGGCGGGCGAGCTGCAGGCGCGCATGCAGGCGATGCAGGATCAGCTCGCGACCCTCGAAGTCACCGGCGGCGCGGGCAATGGCAAGGTCGAGGTGGTCGCCACCGGCAAGGGCGAGGTGCGCCGGGTGCGGATCGCCCCCGAGCTGCTCGTCCAGGGCGACGCCGGCCTGCTGGAGGATTTGGTGCGGGTCGCCGTCAACGACGCCCGCGCCAAGGCCGACGCCGAGGCGAAGGCGCGCCTTTCCGAACTCACCGGCGGGCTGCCGCTGCCGCCCGGATTCCAATTGCCGTTCTAG
- a CDS encoding type II toxin-antitoxin system RelE/ParE family toxin, which produces MKNYQVVFRPRAEADLLALYRHIAGNSGRVVAGAYIDRIEAACLALEIFPERGARRDDIRQGLRTVGFERRATIVFQVLKTEVVVVRILFGGRDFARAMRGTNDD; this is translated from the coding sequence GTGAAGAACTATCAGGTCGTCTTCCGGCCGCGCGCCGAAGCCGACCTGCTCGCGCTCTATCGCCATATCGCCGGAAACTCGGGGCGCGTCGTCGCCGGAGCCTACATCGACCGGATCGAGGCGGCCTGCTTGGCGCTCGAAATCTTTCCCGAACGCGGCGCGCGGCGGGACGACATTCGCCAAGGGCTGCGGACGGTGGGTTTCGAGCGGCGGGCGACCATCGTGTTCCAGGTGCTGAAAACCGAAGTGGTCGTCGTTCGGATTCTGTTCGGTGGGCGGGACTTCGCGCGGGCCATGCGCGGAACGAACGACGATTGA
- the dapE gene encoding succinyl-diaminopimelate desuccinylase, with the protein MPASSSGLGAAGPSGANPASLELARALIRRPSVTPKDEGVLAVLEGALKPLGFSCRRMPYSEPGTPDVDNLYARLGSRAPHFCFAGHTDVVPVGDAKGWSVDPFGAVVKDGRLYGRGASDMKGAIAAFVAATARLLAESGGAFPGSVSLMITGDEEGPSINGTAKMLKTLAGEGEKIDACLVGEPTSPKTFGEMAKIGRRGSLNASLAVHGIQGHSAYPEATDNPIPRLLKMLAAITDVPLDPGSTHFQPSTVAVTSIDVGNPATNVTPAKAEARFNIRFNDRHSGESLKKLLRERCEKIGGKFELAMHVTGEPFVVPPGRLSELVTAAVREVTGLTPELSTHGGTSDARFIRHYCPVIEFGGVNATSHKVDEWMALEDLKRLEEIYYRILKRYFAAS; encoded by the coding sequence ATGCCCGCGTCTTCTTCAGGCCTCGGCGCGGCCGGCCCCTCCGGGGCCAATCCCGCGTCCCTCGAACTCGCGCGCGCCCTGATCCGCCGGCCGAGCGTGACGCCGAAGGACGAAGGCGTGCTCGCGGTGCTCGAAGGCGCATTGAAGCCGCTCGGATTTTCCTGCCGGCGGATGCCGTACTCGGAGCCGGGCACGCCCGACGTCGACAACCTCTATGCCCGCCTGGGTTCGCGCGCGCCGCATTTCTGTTTCGCCGGCCACACCGACGTGGTCCCGGTCGGCGACGCCAAGGGCTGGTCGGTCGATCCGTTCGGCGCCGTGGTCAAGGACGGGCGCCTTTACGGCCGGGGCGCCTCCGACATGAAGGGCGCCATCGCCGCCTTCGTCGCCGCGACCGCGCGCCTGCTCGCCGAAAGTGGCGGTGCGTTTCCCGGCTCCGTCAGCCTGATGATCACCGGCGACGAGGAAGGACCTTCCATCAACGGCACCGCCAAGATGCTGAAGACGCTCGCGGGCGAGGGCGAAAAAATCGACGCCTGCCTGGTGGGCGAGCCGACCAGCCCCAAGACCTTCGGCGAAATGGCCAAGATCGGCCGTCGCGGCAGCCTCAATGCCTCGCTCGCCGTGCACGGCATTCAGGGCCATTCGGCCTATCCGGAAGCGACCGACAACCCGATCCCGCGGCTCCTGAAAATGCTGGCGGCGATTACCGACGTGCCGCTCGATCCCGGCTCGACGCATTTCCAGCCCTCGACCGTCGCCGTCACTTCCATCGACGTCGGCAATCCGGCGACCAACGTGACGCCGGCCAAGGCCGAGGCCCGGTTCAACATTCGCTTCAACGACCGCCATTCGGGCGAATCGCTCAAAAAACTTCTGCGCGAACGCTGCGAAAAAATCGGCGGCAAGTTCGAGTTGGCGATGCACGTGACCGGCGAGCCGTTCGTGGTGCCGCCCGGACGCTTGAGCGAGCTGGTGACGGCGGCGGTGCGCGAGGTGACCGGGTTGACGCCCGAACTCAGCACCCACGGCGGCACTTCGGACGCGCGCTTCATCCGCCACTATTGCCCGGTGATCGAATTCGGCGGCGTCAACGCCACCTCGCACAAGGTGGACGAATGGATGGCGCTCGAGGACTTGAAGCGCCTCGAGGAAATCTATTACCGGATCCTGAAGCGCTATTTCGCCGCGTCTTGA
- the recR gene encoding recombination protein RecR gives MLDIERLIQMLARLPSLGPRSARRVALHLLKRKDATLTPLVQALTEAAANVRTCSACGNLDTADPCGICADAKRDLSVLCVVEDVADLWAMERAGAFRGRYHVLGGALSALDGVGPEELRIPKLVERVAAERIGEVILATNATVEGQTTAHYIAERLAGTGAKVSGLAQGIPVGGELDYLDDGTLSAALKARRVL, from the coding sequence ATGCTCGACATCGAACGCCTGATCCAGATGCTCGCGCGCCTGCCGAGCCTCGGGCCCCGCTCGGCCCGGCGCGTCGCGCTGCACCTTTTGAAACGCAAGGACGCGACGCTGACGCCGCTGGTCCAGGCGCTGACCGAGGCCGCCGCCAACGTCCGCACGTGTTCCGCCTGCGGCAACCTCGACACCGCCGATCCGTGCGGCATCTGCGCCGACGCCAAGCGCGATCTCTCGGTGCTGTGCGTGGTGGAAGACGTGGCCGATTTGTGGGCGATGGAGCGCGCGGGCGCCTTTCGCGGGCGCTATCACGTGCTGGGGGGCGCGCTCTCGGCGCTCGACGGCGTCGGCCCCGAGGAATTGCGCATCCCGAAGCTGGTCGAGCGCGTCGCCGCCGAGCGGATCGGCGAGGTGATCCTCGCCACCAACGCCACTGTCGAGGGCCAGACCACGGCGCACTACATCGCCGAACGGCTGGCCGGCACCGGGGCCAAGGTTTCGGGCCTCGCCCAGGGGATTCCGGTCGGCGGCGAACTCGATTACCTCGACGACGGCACGCTGTCGGCCGCGCTCAAGGCGCGCCGCGTGTTGTAG
- the truA gene encoding tRNA pseudouridine(38-40) synthase TruA yields the protein MPRYRLLLEYDGGPFVGWQRQDNGLSVQEVLEDAIFALSGEKAETVAAGRTDAGVHALGQVVHFDLGREFPPDTVRDALNFHMKPNPVAVREAALAAPDFHARFSATSRAYVYRIANRRARLALDFGRKWWVPAPLDAEAMNAAAKMLVGRHDFTTFRASLCQAKSPVKTLDVLDVAREGEDITVSARARSFLHHQVRNMVGTLRLVGEGKWTVADVRAALEARDRTQGGPTAPPEGLYLVEVTY from the coding sequence ATGCCGCGCTATCGCCTGCTGCTCGAATACGACGGCGGGCCGTTCGTCGGCTGGCAACGCCAGGACAACGGGCTTTCGGTGCAGGAAGTGCTCGAAGACGCCATCTTCGCCTTGAGCGGCGAGAAGGCCGAAACGGTCGCGGCCGGGCGCACCGACGCGGGCGTGCATGCCTTGGGCCAGGTGGTGCACTTCGACCTGGGCCGCGAGTTTCCGCCGGATACGGTGCGCGACGCCCTCAACTTCCACATGAAGCCGAACCCGGTCGCGGTGCGCGAAGCCGCCTTGGCCGCGCCCGATTTCCACGCCCGCTTTTCGGCGACGTCGCGCGCCTACGTCTATCGCATCGCCAACCGGCGCGCGCGGCTCGCGCTCGATTTCGGACGCAAGTGGTGGGTGCCGGCGCCGCTCGACGCCGAGGCCATGAACGCGGCGGCGAAGATGCTGGTCGGGCGGCACGACTTCACCACCTTCCGCGCGTCGCTCTGCCAGGCGAAATCGCCGGTGAAGACCCTCGACGTTCTCGACGTCGCGCGCGAGGGCGAGGACATTACCGTGTCCGCCCGCGCGCGCTCGTTTCTCCATCACCAGGTGCGCAACATGGTGGGCACGTTGCGCCTGGTGGGCGAAGGCAAGTGGACTGTCGCCGACGTGCGGGCCGCGCTCGAGGCCCGCGACCGCACCCAGGGCGGCCCGACTGCGCCGCCGGAGGGGTTGTATCTGGTGGAAGTGACGTATTAG
- a CDS encoding type II toxin-antitoxin system RelE/ParE family toxin: protein MRPARGSWRVRLTAAAETDFNRILRETAERFGERQATVYAETLLAALEALRDGPRAPGARPRDELAKGIFTLHAARAGRKARHLIVFRIEPGRGGKFVQVLRVLHEAMDLPRRVAPIGAHSRVATGESGDS from the coding sequence TTGAGGCCCGCGCGCGGTTCCTGGCGGGTGCGCCTGACGGCCGCCGCCGAAACCGACTTCAACCGGATTTTGCGGGAAACCGCCGAACGCTTCGGCGAGCGCCAGGCGACCGTCTACGCCGAAACGCTGCTGGCCGCGCTGGAGGCGTTGCGGGACGGCCCGCGCGCGCCGGGCGCCAGGCCGCGCGACGAACTGGCCAAGGGAATTTTCACGCTCCATGCCGCGCGCGCCGGGCGCAAGGCCCGGCACTTGATCGTGTTCCGGATCGAACCGGGGCGCGGCGGAAAATTCGTGCAGGTCTTGCGCGTCCTGCACGAAGCGATGGATTTGCCCCGCCGCGTCGCGCCGATAGGCGCGCATTCGCGCGTCGCAACGGGCGAAAGCGGCGATTCTTGA
- a CDS encoding type II toxin-antitoxin system ParD family antitoxin: MPRTSRPVTVTLGALRKRVEARVKSGAYASASEVVRAAVRALDREEAVLDAWLRRRVDEAFADPRPNVPAAKVFARLRAHHARRAK; encoded by the coding sequence ATGCCCCGCACCAGCCGTCCCGTCACCGTCACCCTGGGCGCCCTTCGCAAGCGGGTCGAGGCGCGGGTCAAGTCCGGCGCCTACGCCTCGGCGAGCGAGGTCGTGCGCGCGGCGGTGCGCGCGCTCGACCGCGAGGAAGCGGTTCTCGACGCTTGGCTGCGCCGGCGCGTGGACGAGGCCTTCGCCGATCCCCGGCCGAACGTGCCGGCGGCCAAGGTGTTCGCGCGGCTCCGCGCCCACCACGCGCGCCGCGCGAAGTGA
- a CDS encoding methionyl-tRNA formyltransferase yields MARALDLVFMGSAEFGRSALKALLNAGHRITAVYAQPPKPAGRGQHEHPCPIHAAARDLGIPVRTPKSLRDGAEQESFARLKADAAVVAAYGLILPRPVLEAPRLGCLNIHASALPRWRGAAPIQRAILAGDAETGVTIMQMDEGLDTGAILLMEKIPIGPTTTAGELHDALGDLGARLIVRALEGVAAGTLAATPQPKDGVTYAAKLSRDEGRLDWRKPASELARAVRAFDPWPGTWFEKDGERIKVLAVEVVEGHGAPGTVLDNAPTIACGAGALRLVTLQRAGRAAMTAGEFLRGFPLPPGTVLS; encoded by the coding sequence ATGGCCCGCGCCCTCGACCTCGTCTTCATGGGCAGCGCCGAATTCGGCCGGTCGGCGCTGAAGGCGCTGCTTAATGCCGGGCATCGGATCACGGCGGTTTACGCCCAGCCGCCCAAGCCCGCCGGACGCGGGCAACACGAACACCCCTGCCCGATCCACGCCGCCGCGCGCGATCTCGGAATTCCCGTGCGCACGCCGAAATCCTTGCGCGACGGCGCCGAACAGGAATCCTTCGCGCGCCTGAAGGCCGACGCGGCGGTGGTCGCCGCCTACGGGCTGATCCTGCCGCGCCCGGTCCTGGAGGCGCCGCGCTTGGGCTGTCTCAACATCCACGCCTCGGCTCTCCCGCGCTGGCGCGGAGCGGCGCCGATCCAGCGCGCGATCCTCGCGGGCGACGCGGAAACCGGCGTCACCATCATGCAGATGGACGAGGGACTCGATACCGGCGCCATCCTGCTCATGGAAAAAATCCCGATCGGCCCGACGACGACGGCGGGCGAGCTGCACGACGCCCTCGGCGATCTCGGCGCCCGGCTGATCGTACGCGCGCTCGAAGGCGTGGCGGCGGGAACGCTCGCGGCGACGCCGCAACCGAAGGACGGCGTCACCTACGCCGCCAAGCTTTCCCGCGACGAAGGCCGCCTCGATTGGCGCAAGCCGGCGAGCGAACTCGCGCGCGCGGTGCGCGCCTTCGATCCCTGGCCCGGCACCTGGTTCGAAAAAGACGGCGAGCGGATCAAGGTGCTGGCGGTGGAAGTGGTAGAAGGACACGGCGCGCCGGGAACGGTGCTCGACAATGCACCGACTATTGCCTGCGGCGCGGGCGCGTTGCGGCTGGTCACGCTCCAGCGCGCGGGCCGCGCGGCCATGACGGCAGGAGAATTTTTGCGCGGCTTTCCGCTTCCCCCCGGCACGGTGCTTTCCTGA
- a CDS encoding nucleoside:proton symporter, protein MNWLALQSLGGIAALVAIAFALSENKRAVSGRLVAGGLLLQFALALLLLKVPLVKDALLLLNDALLALQRATQAGTSFVFGYLGGGPLPFAETYAGASFVLAFQALPLVLVMSALSALLFHWRVLPAIVKAFAWVLRRAMGVGGAEGLSAAANVFVGMVEAPLLIRPYLERLSRAELFSVMSCGMATIAGTVMALYASFLATAVPDALGHILVASLLAAPAAIVIARVMVPADAAARPGAAEETLPPSDHQGAWEAITRGTLDGAQLLINIVAMLIVLVALVGLVNQALGLLPDVGGAKVTLERLFGLALAPLALAVGVPWDEALAAGRLFGIKTVLNELLAYLELAKYTDADLSPRSRLIMTYALCGFANFGSLGIMIGGLATIAPARRAEIVALGPKTIVSGTLATALAGAMAGLSW, encoded by the coding sequence TTGAATTGGTTGGCGTTGCAAAGCCTGGGCGGAATCGCCGCGTTGGTCGCGATCGCGTTTGCGTTGTCGGAAAACAAGCGCGCGGTTTCGGGCCGGCTGGTCGCCGGCGGGCTCCTGCTGCAATTCGCGCTGGCGCTGCTGCTGCTCAAGGTGCCCTTGGTCAAGGACGCGCTGCTGCTGCTCAACGACGCGCTGCTCGCGCTCCAGCGCGCGACCCAGGCGGGCACAAGCTTCGTGTTCGGCTACCTGGGCGGCGGGCCGCTGCCGTTCGCGGAAACCTACGCCGGCGCCAGCTTCGTGCTCGCGTTCCAGGCGCTGCCCTTGGTCCTGGTGATGAGCGCGCTCTCGGCGCTGCTGTTCCACTGGCGGGTGCTGCCGGCGATCGTCAAGGCGTTCGCGTGGGTGCTGCGCCGCGCCATGGGCGTCGGCGGGGCCGAGGGCCTGTCGGCCGCCGCCAACGTGTTCGTCGGCATGGTCGAGGCGCCGCTCCTGATCCGGCCCTATCTCGAACGGCTGTCGCGCGCGGAACTTTTTTCGGTGATGAGTTGCGGCATGGCGACCATCGCCGGAACGGTGATGGCGCTCTATGCGTCGTTCCTGGCGACCGCCGTGCCGGACGCGCTCGGGCACATCCTGGTCGCCTCGCTGCTCGCGGCGCCGGCGGCGATCGTGATCGCGCGCGTCATGGTGCCGGCGGACGCGGCGGCGCGGCCGGGCGCGGCCGAGGAAACATTGCCGCCCTCGGACCATCAAGGCGCGTGGGAGGCGATCACGCGCGGCACCCTCGACGGCGCGCAACTCCTGATCAACATCGTCGCCATGCTGATCGTGCTGGTGGCCCTCGTCGGCTTGGTCAACCAGGCGCTCGGCCTATTGCCCGACGTGGGCGGGGCCAAGGTCACCCTCGAACGTCTATTCGGACTCGCGCTGGCGCCGCTCGCGCTCGCGGTCGGCGTGCCGTGGGACGAGGCGCTCGCCGCCGGGCGGCTGTTCGGGATCAAGACCGTGCTCAACGAACTGCTCGCCTATCTCGAACTCGCCAAATACACCGACGCCGATCTCAGCCCGCGCTCGCGCCTGATCATGACCTATGCGCTCTGCGGCTTCGCCAATTTCGGCAGCCTCGGCATCATGATCGGCGGGCTCGCCACCATCGCGCCCGCACGGCGGGCCGAGATCGTGGCGCTCGGGCCCAAGACCATCGTCTCCGGCACGCTCGCCACCGCGCTTGCCGGGGCGATGGCCGGACTTTCGTGGTAG
- the rmuC gene encoding DNA recombination protein RmuC — protein sequence MELVAVAAVIVALAALVLAFVALRRGASAEPFDGVMREFAALKGEITAAFGHTHQRLQSITDKVAVIDSARANIEKLAEQVVDLNRVFGDKQARGAFGQRQMEDLVRDVLAEGMFEMQATLANGKRVDCLVKLPKPPGPIGVDAKFPLESFRAVQAAADDAARIRARKQLGQDVVKHVKDIAEKYIVRGETADWALMFVPSEAVYAEIHAHLSDAVEEAHRLRVGIVSPTTLMAALTTVRAVVQDAAMVERAEEIRTEVQRLKDDADRLVQRAGELETGFGRVVDTLRQVRISADKLAGRIARVAEADVPEKK from the coding sequence ATGGAACTCGTCGCCGTCGCCGCCGTCATCGTCGCGCTCGCGGCGCTTGTGCTCGCCTTCGTCGCGCTTAGGCGGGGCGCGTCGGCGGAGCCGTTCGACGGCGTGATGCGCGAGTTCGCCGCTTTGAAGGGCGAAATCACGGCGGCCTTCGGCCATACCCACCAGCGGCTGCAATCGATCACCGACAAGGTGGCGGTGATCGATTCGGCGCGCGCCAACATCGAGAAGCTCGCCGAGCAGGTGGTCGACCTCAACCGCGTGTTCGGCGACAAGCAGGCGCGCGGCGCCTTCGGCCAGCGCCAGATGGAGGATTTGGTCCGCGACGTGCTGGCGGAAGGCATGTTCGAAATGCAGGCGACGCTCGCCAACGGCAAGCGCGTCGATTGCCTGGTCAAATTGCCGAAACCGCCGGGACCGATCGGGGTCGACGCCAAGTTCCCGTTGGAATCGTTCCGCGCGGTGCAGGCGGCCGCCGACGACGCGGCGCGCATCCGGGCGCGAAAGCAGCTCGGCCAGGACGTGGTCAAGCACGTCAAGGACATCGCCGAGAAATACATCGTGCGCGGCGAAACCGCCGACTGGGCGCTGATGTTCGTGCCCTCGGAAGCGGTCTACGCCGAAATCCACGCCCATCTTTCCGACGCGGTCGAGGAGGCGCACCGGTTGCGCGTCGGGATCGTCTCGCCGACCACGCTGATGGCGGCGCTGACCACGGTGCGCGCCGTCGTGCAGGACGCGGCGATGGTCGAGCGCGCCGAGGAAATCCGCACCGAGGTGCAGCGGCTCAAGGACGACGCCGACCGCCTGGTACAGCGCGCGGGCGAACTGGAAACCGGATTCGGCCGGGTGGTCGACACGCTGCGCCAGGTGCGGATTTCGGCCGACAAGCTCGCCGGCCGCATCGCCCGCGTCGCCGAGGCGGACGTGCCGGAGAAGAAATAG
- a CDS encoding type II toxin-antitoxin system ParD family antitoxin, whose product MPTRNVVLTERQTRQIERLVSSGRYQNASEVLREGLRLIESRDAEEKARRAALRAAVQVGIDDIEAGRYRSFASPGALRRYLKTSARAAIKQGRARTEPD is encoded by the coding sequence ATGCCGACCCGCAACGTCGTCCTGACCGAACGCCAAACCCGCCAGATCGAACGGCTGGTGTCGTCCGGCCGCTACCAGAACGCGAGCGAGGTTCTGCGCGAGGGCTTGCGGCTGATCGAATCCCGGGACGCGGAGGAAAAAGCGCGCCGCGCCGCCTTGCGCGCCGCCGTCCAGGTCGGCATCGACGACATCGAGGCCGGACGGTACCGGAGCTTCGCGAGCCCGGGCGCGCTGCGCCGGTACCTGAAAACGTCGGCGAGGGCGGCGATCAAACAAGGCCGCGCGCGAACGGAGCCGGATTGA
- a CDS encoding cobalamin biosynthesis protein has product MLSSLPFAPGGPHGVDPLILLVMALLAEAIFGGFPILFRLLRHPRDLAEGGAAWLDRKLNREQRSESTRAWRGVFALIAVVGLAVALGLAVGWLARNHPFGWIVEFPLVVALLGQRQAYERAREVASALDDHLEAARRALERMGEPNAAALDFSGVARAALERLARSFAVDVAAPVAGYVLFGLAGLAAVRAVAVLAERIGHPTPRHRAFGRAARMADAAINFVPARFAGLFLVLAAPLARGARASFSGALKSMLRHAPHYRLPNLGWPVAAMAGALGIERDTAPMTARDVRRGVKLYVAACALDAAFVGLLALAR; this is encoded by the coding sequence ATGCTCTCCTCCCTTCCCTTCGCGCCGGGCGGGCCGCACGGGGTCGACCCGCTGATCCTGCTGGTCATGGCGCTGCTCGCGGAAGCGATCTTCGGCGGCTTCCCGATCTTGTTCCGACTCTTGCGCCATCCGCGCGATCTCGCCGAGGGCGGGGCCGCGTGGCTCGATCGCAAGCTCAACCGCGAACAGCGGAGCGAAAGCACCCGCGCGTGGCGCGGCGTGTTCGCGCTGATCGCCGTCGTCGGCCTCGCCGTCGCTCTCGGCCTCGCGGTCGGCTGGCTCGCGCGCAACCACCCGTTCGGCTGGATCGTCGAGTTCCCGCTGGTGGTCGCGCTGCTCGGCCAGCGGCAAGCCTACGAGCGCGCCCGCGAGGTCGCCAGCGCCCTCGACGACCACCTCGAGGCGGCGCGGCGGGCGCTGGAACGCATGGGCGAGCCCAACGCCGCCGCCCTCGATTTTTCCGGCGTCGCCCGCGCCGCGCTCGAACGCCTCGCGCGGTCGTTCGCCGTCGACGTGGCCGCGCCGGTCGCGGGCTACGTCCTGTTCGGCCTCGCCGGTCTCGCCGCCGTGCGCGCGGTCGCCGTGCTGGCCGAACGCATCGGGCATCCGACGCCGCGTCACCGCGCCTTCGGCCGCGCCGCCCGCATGGCCGACGCCGCGATCAATTTCGTTCCGGCCCGGTTCGCCGGGCTCTTTCTCGTGCTCGCGGCGCCGCTGGCGCGCGGCGCCAGGGCGTCGTTTTCGGGCGCGCTGAAATCCATGCTGCGCCACGCGCCCCACTATCGCCTGCCCAATCTCGGCTGGCCGGTGGCGGCCATGGCCGGCGCGCTCGGGATCGAACGCGACACGGCGCCCATGACGGCGCGCGACGTGCGCCGGGGCGTGAAACTCTACGTCGCCGCGTGCGCCCTCGATGCGGCGTTCGTCGGATTGCTCGCGCTCGCCCGCTGA
- the dapD gene encoding 2,3,4,5-tetrahydropyridine-2,6-dicarboxylate N-succinyltransferase yields the protein MSTSDLARVIDAAWETRDRIDSGTKGEVRDAVEAALALLDSGALRVAEKSNNEWKVHQWLKKAVLLSFRLTDSTPIAGGPGGGAWYDKVASKFAGWSDADFRKAGFRAVPNCVVRRSAYIAPGVVLMPSFVNVGAYVDRGTMIDTWATVGSCAQIGKNCHISGGAGIGGVLEPVQAGPVIIEDNCFVGARAEVAEGVVVGEGSVLSMGVYLGASTKIVDRATGETHMGRVPPYSVVVSGTMPGKPLPDGAPGPGLYCAVIVKRVDEKTRAKTSINELLRD from the coding sequence ATGTCCACGTCCGATCTCGCCCGCGTCATCGACGCCGCCTGGGAAACCCGCGACCGGATCGATTCCGGGACCAAGGGCGAGGTGCGCGACGCGGTGGAGGCGGCGTTGGCGCTGCTCGATTCCGGCGCCCTGCGCGTCGCCGAAAAGTCTAATAACGAATGGAAAGTGCACCAATGGCTGAAGAAAGCGGTGCTGCTCTCGTTCCGTTTGACCGATTCAACGCCGATCGCGGGCGGGCCCGGGGGGGGCGCGTGGTACGACAAGGTCGCCTCCAAGTTCGCGGGCTGGAGCGACGCCGACTTCCGCAAGGCGGGCTTTCGCGCGGTGCCCAACTGCGTGGTGCGCCGCTCCGCCTACATCGCGCCCGGCGTTGTCCTGATGCCGTCCTTCGTCAACGTCGGCGCCTACGTGGATCGGGGCACCATGATCGACACCTGGGCGACGGTCGGCAGCTGCGCGCAGATCGGAAAAAATTGTCACATCTCCGGCGGCGCCGGCATCGGCGGCGTGCTGGAGCCGGTGCAGGCGGGCCCGGTGATCATCGAGGACAACTGCTTCGTCGGCGCGCGCGCCGAGGTCGCCGAAGGGGTCGTGGTCGGCGAGGGTTCGGTCCTTTCCATGGGCGTCTATCTCGGCGCCTCGACCAAGATCGTCGATCGCGCCACCGGCGAAACGCACATGGGCCGCGTGCCGCCCTATTCGGTTGTGGTGTCGGGCACCATGCCGGGCAAGCCCTTGCCCGACGGCGCGCCCGGGCCCGGGCTCTATTGCGCGGTGATCGTGAAACGGGTCGACGAAAAAACCCGCGCCAAGACGTCCATCAACGAATTGCTGAGGGATTAA